A single Thunnus thynnus chromosome 6, fThuThy2.1, whole genome shotgun sequence DNA region contains:
- the LOC137185204 gene encoding C-type mannose receptor 2-like isoform X1, producing MKRIKVRYCKRLVHNLQLHINGHRLKERSRKKQMEKLLLSITAASVLCAVSSYAQCQYHFVYEPKTMTEAQSYCRDNYTDLATIDNMEDVTILNNTADLSKMVYPEYSYGFWIGLYDDMNSWRWSLSDRHFYKPGEAEFRKWYPGEPNNKHSAEHCTQMYDGGQWNNEDCIASFRAVCSDVRGSNVTFVLINTIMTWTKAQNHCREHYTDLASVRNEEENQKVKDLIPAGQQVWIGLFRDSWKWSDGSNSSFRYWLPSQPNDGNENCVAANFGRSGRWEDWPCDVKKAFVCYKAGEDVEAGRPQDNATIPATSLQPWTTTQTPDFPSRQESTKTPEKKPTPASKYVVRVSLKKNSALDLNDPAVMENILKQLKQRLKQKGVNGDVKLSWRKQSDGKVFHKVEKKTKKDEF from the exons ATGAAGCGTATAAAGGTGAGGTACTGTAAAAGGTTAGTGCATAATCTACAACTGCATATCAATGGTCACAGACtaaaagagagaagcagaaagaaacagatggaGAAACTTCTTCTCAGCATCACAGCTGCATCAG TGCTGTGTGCCGTCTCATCATACGCTCAATGTCAGTACCACTTTGTTTATGAGCCAAAGACCATGACTGAAGCGCAGAGTTACTGCAGAGACAATTACACTGACCTGGCCACGATAGACAACATGGAGGATGTGACGATCCTGAACAACACGGCAGATTTAAGCAAAATGGTCTACCCGGAATACAGCTAT GGATTTTGGATAGGACTGTACGATGACATGAACAGCTGGAGGTGGTCGCTGTCAGACAGACATTTCTACAAACCCGGGGAGGCTGAGTTCAGAAAATGGTACCCTGGGgaaccaaacaacaaacacagtgCAGAACACTGCACACAGATGTATGATGGTGGACAATGGAACAATGAGGATTGTATCGCATCCTTTCGTGCAGTCTGCTCTGATGTCAGAG GGTCGAATGTGACATTTGTCCTCATCAACACTATCATGACATGGACTAAGGCCCAGAACCACTGCAGAGAGCACTACACAGACCTGGCCAGTGTGAGAAATGAAGAAGAGAACCAGAAGGTGAAGGATCTGATACCTGCAGGACAACAAGTCTGGATCGGCCTCTTCAGAGACTCCTGGAAGTGGTCTGATGGAAGCAACTCCTCCTTTAGGTACTGGCTTCCATCACAACCTAATGACGGCAATGAGAATTGTGTGGCAGCAAACTTTGGCCGTTCTGGACGATGGGAGGACTGGCCCTGTGATGTGAAGAAAGCATTTGTTTGCTACAAAG CAGGAGAAGATGTCGAGGCAGGACGCCCACAGGACAACGCCACCATCCCTGCAACATCCCTGCAGCCATGGACCACAACTCAGACTCCAGATTTTCCTTcaagacaagaaagcacaaaaactccggagaagaagccaa cgCCTGCTTCAAAGTACGTGGTGCGAGTGAGTCTGAAGAAGAACTCCGCTCTGGATCTGAATGACCCTGCTGTGATGGAGAACATCTTGAAGCAG CTCAAACAGAGGCTAAAGCAGAAGGGGGTGAATGGAGACGTCAAACTGAGCTGGAGGAAGCAGTCCGATGGAAAAGTCTTCCACAAGGTcgagaagaagacaaagaaagatgAGTTTTAA
- the LOC137185204 gene encoding C-type mannose receptor 2-like isoform X2: MTTLHEDNERLKERSRKKQMEKLLLSITAASVLCAVSSYAQCQYHFVYEPKTMTEAQSYCRDNYTDLATIDNMEDVTILNNTADLSKMVYPEYSYGFWIGLYDDMNSWRWSLSDRHFYKPGEAEFRKWYPGEPNNKHSAEHCTQMYDGGQWNNEDCIASFRAVCSDVRGSNVTFVLINTIMTWTKAQNHCREHYTDLASVRNEEENQKVKDLIPAGQQVWIGLFRDSWKWSDGSNSSFRYWLPSQPNDGNENCVAANFGRSGRWEDWPCDVKKAFVCYKAGEDVEAGRPQDNATIPATSLQPWTTTQTPDFPSRQESTKTPEKKPTPASKYVVRVSLKKNSALDLNDPAVMENILKQLKQRLKQKGVNGDVKLSWRKQSDGKVFHKVEKKTKKDEF; the protein is encoded by the exons ATGACCACTTTGCATGAAGACAATGAAAG ACtaaaagagagaagcagaaagaaacagatggaGAAACTTCTTCTCAGCATCACAGCTGCATCAG TGCTGTGTGCCGTCTCATCATACGCTCAATGTCAGTACCACTTTGTTTATGAGCCAAAGACCATGACTGAAGCGCAGAGTTACTGCAGAGACAATTACACTGACCTGGCCACGATAGACAACATGGAGGATGTGACGATCCTGAACAACACGGCAGATTTAAGCAAAATGGTCTACCCGGAATACAGCTAT GGATTTTGGATAGGACTGTACGATGACATGAACAGCTGGAGGTGGTCGCTGTCAGACAGACATTTCTACAAACCCGGGGAGGCTGAGTTCAGAAAATGGTACCCTGGGgaaccaaacaacaaacacagtgCAGAACACTGCACACAGATGTATGATGGTGGACAATGGAACAATGAGGATTGTATCGCATCCTTTCGTGCAGTCTGCTCTGATGTCAGAG GGTCGAATGTGACATTTGTCCTCATCAACACTATCATGACATGGACTAAGGCCCAGAACCACTGCAGAGAGCACTACACAGACCTGGCCAGTGTGAGAAATGAAGAAGAGAACCAGAAGGTGAAGGATCTGATACCTGCAGGACAACAAGTCTGGATCGGCCTCTTCAGAGACTCCTGGAAGTGGTCTGATGGAAGCAACTCCTCCTTTAGGTACTGGCTTCCATCACAACCTAATGACGGCAATGAGAATTGTGTGGCAGCAAACTTTGGCCGTTCTGGACGATGGGAGGACTGGCCCTGTGATGTGAAGAAAGCATTTGTTTGCTACAAAG CAGGAGAAGATGTCGAGGCAGGACGCCCACAGGACAACGCCACCATCCCTGCAACATCCCTGCAGCCATGGACCACAACTCAGACTCCAGATTTTCCTTcaagacaagaaagcacaaaaactccggagaagaagccaa cgCCTGCTTCAAAGTACGTGGTGCGAGTGAGTCTGAAGAAGAACTCCGCTCTGGATCTGAATGACCCTGCTGTGATGGAGAACATCTTGAAGCAG CTCAAACAGAGGCTAAAGCAGAAGGGGGTGAATGGAGACGTCAAACTGAGCTGGAGGAAGCAGTCCGATGGAAAAGTCTTCCACAAGGTcgagaagaagacaaagaaagatgAGTTTTAA
- the LOC137185207 gene encoding macrophage mannose receptor 1-like isoform X1, with protein MKLIKVRYCKRLVYNLQLHINSHRLKERSRKKQMEKVLLSITAASVLCAVSSYAQCQYHFVYEPKTMTEAQSYCRDNYTDLATIDNMEDVTILNNMADLSKMVYREYSYRAWIGLYNDVNSWRWSLSDRHFYKPGEAEFRKWYPGEPNNQHSAEYCAQMYDGGQWNDANCTKSFRAVCSDVRGSVVTFVLINTIMTWTEAQSHCREHYTDLASVRNEEENQKVKDLIPAGQKVWIGLFRDSWKWSDGSNSSFRNWSPSEPNGGNEYCVAADLGRSGQWEDWTCDVKKAFVCYKAGEDVEAGHPQDNATIPATSLQPWTTTQTPDFPSRQESTKTPEKKPTPASKYVVRVSLKKNSALDLNDPAVMENILKQLKQRLKQKGVNGDVKLSWRKQSDGKVFHKVEKKTKKDEF; from the exons ATGAAGCTTATAAAGGTGAGGTACTGTAAAAGGTTAGTGTATAATCTACAACTGCATATCAACAGTCACAGACtaaaagagagaagcagaaagaaacagatggaGAAAGTTCTTCTCAGCATCACAGCTGCATCAg TGCTGTGTGCCGTCTCATCATACGCTCAATGTCAGTACCACTTTGTTTATGAGCCAAAGACCATGACTGAAGCGCAGAGTTACTGCAGAGACAATTACACTGACCTGGCCACGATCGACAACATGGAGGATGTGACGATCCTGAACAACATGGCAGATTTAAGCAAAATGGTCTACCGGGAATACAGCTAT CGAGCCTGGATAGGACTGTACAATGACGTGAACAGCTGGAGGTGGTCGCTGTCAGACAGACATTTCTATAAACCCGGGGAGGCTGAGTTCAGAAAATGGTACCCTGGGGAACCAAACAACCAACACAGTGCAGAATACTGCGCACAGATGTATGATGGTGGACAATGGAACGATGCGAATTGTACCAAATCCTTTCGTGCAGTCTGCTCTGATGTCAGAG GGTCAGTTGTGACATTTGTCCTCATCAACACTATCATGACATGGACTGAGGCCCAGAGCCACTGCAGAGAGCACTACACAGACCTGGCCAGTGTGAGAAATGAAGAAGAGAACCAGAAGGTGAAGGATCTGATACCTGCAGGACAAAAAGTCTGGATCGGCCTCTTCAGAGACTCCTGGAAGTGGTCTGATGGAAGCAACTCCTCCTTTAGGAACTGGTCTCCATCGGAACCTAATGGCGGCAATGAGTATTGTGTGGCAGCAGACTTAGGCCGTTCTGGACAATGGGAGGACTGGACCTGTGATGTGAAGAAAGCATTTGTTTGCTACAAAG CTGGAGAAGATGTCGAGGCAGGACACCCACAGGACAACGCCACCATCCCTGCAACATCCCTGCAGCCATGGACCACAACTCAGACTCCAGATTTTCCTTcaagacaagaaagcacaaaaactccggagaagaagccaa cgCCTGCTTCAAAGTACGTGGTGCGAGTGAGTCTGAAGAAGAACTCCGCTCTGGATCTGAATGACCCTGCTGTGATGGAGAACATCTTGAAGCAG CTCAAACAGAGGCTAAAGCAGAAGGGGGTGAATGGAGACGTCAAACTGAGCTGGAGGAAGCAGTCCGATGGAAAAGTCTTCCACAAGGTcgagaagaagacaaagaaagatgAGTTTTAA